The following coding sequences lie in one Sphingobium sp. KCTC 72723 genomic window:
- a CDS encoding tape measure protein, with translation MSETLSYSAKFDGAQAFTGLRQLRDLLKTTRTAANDASSSIQSSFGRMGSTRVEMPGLDQLVRQMRQASAETERATREMRAAVESIPAPISRSSVALGSFAGTLGALGFQSAINGLKDLGRSFTDFSDKAGSIEAKLNLATAKFGSYAQAQKDVVAIANTSRSDLGSVSDLYATMARNATTLGLSQQQVAAATQTVGMALKIGGAGAAQASSAILQLSQAMAAGKLAGDEFSSINENAPRLMELFADAIGKPRGELKKLASDGKITAAVIAKALTDPKLVAGIEKEFGKIPVSFADIRTAAGNTFTLLAGQFAKGFGIADSLAVVVAKVQTFGSSLQPTFAQIGASMREVFNGLLPILTTIQQVGGAALSFLLNNMTGLVSVAKAAAASFLAFKAAAAVTWIMTTVRGIVALETALGASGVASSLFSAGMKACQRAVMGLTTAIAANPIGFIAVALTATIALLYEFRDAIGIGGGSIASIGDVGRAAFEMISETASEAFAVVRDFASGVGSWFTETFSGLGDMARDVFGSVGDWFADTFGGMMDMAGKFFDGIDFSLLGMARLVARTLDAMLGHWRGTYNVMIALFTGLPKALSTIFVNAFNGATAIVEGFINKTIQGVNRVLSFANSLGAAFGQLENVSLGRLAGGGAVALGGQMGSAYASAFTKPIETGLNKLVTRADKIAKDRKAKAKAEEKAEEKANAKTPPAQKPAGDGKKDDKKKKAADDAAKAEKKYADAVTDLNNRIKDLTLTQEQKALADELERAGLGRDIKQVNAKADAIRNLFKTLRDGEQLKKVDDIIKDFNDKVRELTYSQEQLALVEARRRAGLNVDLTYSDALTKKLDAETAAWYRKAKAKEAAQAVKEIERDQTQRKEDIEVDNRARTNSDKAEDERRVLQIQRERDANIERIRLLEGVTEAKRAELILNEQNLAKQLEQGVAMDRQAQAASSLANFLTAMWDGPKQAFKTFISGVLRGLLEAIAKAVILGEKLGGKGGIGGLLTSVISGALGGSSGVAGARASGGSVAAGKTYLVGERGPELMKFGAAGTIINNKTARRAIGAGGGSSISIGDTHIVIQGGAGADTQSQIAAQMAAYKRSLMADIDARLAKKR, from the coding sequence ATGAGCGAAACACTATCTTATTCGGCTAAATTCGACGGCGCACAAGCATTTACAGGTCTGCGCCAGCTTCGCGACCTTCTCAAGACTACGAGGACAGCGGCAAACGACGCTAGTTCCTCAATTCAGAGCAGCTTTGGACGCATGGGCAGCACTCGCGTTGAGATGCCCGGACTCGATCAGCTTGTTCGCCAGATGCGTCAGGCCAGTGCGGAGACTGAACGCGCAACCCGCGAAATGCGCGCAGCCGTCGAAAGCATCCCTGCCCCAATATCTCGATCTTCAGTTGCACTTGGCAGCTTCGCGGGAACGCTCGGCGCTCTGGGCTTTCAGAGCGCAATCAATGGCCTGAAAGACCTTGGCCGTAGCTTCACGGATTTCAGCGACAAAGCTGGATCAATCGAAGCCAAGCTGAATCTCGCTACCGCCAAATTCGGCAGTTACGCGCAGGCTCAGAAGGACGTTGTAGCCATTGCGAACACCAGTCGTTCGGACTTGGGTTCGGTTTCTGACCTCTATGCCACGATGGCGCGCAACGCGACGACGCTCGGCCTAAGCCAGCAGCAAGTTGCAGCCGCTACCCAGACCGTAGGCATGGCCCTCAAGATCGGTGGTGCCGGTGCCGCTCAGGCATCGAGCGCCATTCTACAGCTTTCGCAGGCAATGGCCGCCGGTAAGCTGGCCGGTGACGAATTCTCGTCCATCAATGAGAACGCGCCTCGCTTGATGGAATTGTTTGCCGACGCGATCGGCAAGCCCCGCGGCGAACTGAAAAAGCTGGCAAGCGATGGCAAAATCACCGCTGCCGTTATCGCAAAAGCACTGACAGACCCTAAGCTGGTCGCCGGGATCGAAAAGGAATTTGGTAAAATCCCGGTCAGCTTCGCGGACATCAGGACCGCTGCTGGCAATACGTTCACCCTACTGGCAGGCCAGTTCGCAAAGGGCTTTGGCATTGCTGACAGCCTCGCGGTTGTGGTCGCGAAGGTACAAACATTTGGATCGTCGCTACAGCCGACATTCGCGCAGATCGGCGCTTCCATGCGCGAGGTCTTTAATGGGCTACTGCCGATCCTGACGACCATTCAGCAAGTCGGTGGCGCTGCCCTATCGTTCCTACTGAACAATATGACCGGGCTTGTTAGCGTGGCGAAAGCTGCCGCAGCCTCGTTCCTCGCATTCAAAGCCGCTGCTGCCGTTACATGGATCATGACGACCGTGAGGGGCATCGTAGCGCTTGAAACCGCGCTTGGTGCATCCGGTGTCGCATCGAGCCTGTTCAGCGCAGGCATGAAGGCATGTCAGCGCGCCGTTATGGGCCTGACCACTGCTATTGCTGCAAATCCCATTGGCTTCATCGCTGTTGCGCTCACGGCGACCATTGCCCTGCTTTATGAGTTCCGTGACGCAATCGGCATCGGTGGCGGCTCCATTGCCAGCATCGGCGATGTAGGCCGCGCAGCTTTCGAGATGATTTCTGAAACTGCGTCGGAAGCCTTCGCGGTAGTCAGGGACTTCGCATCCGGCGTCGGTAGCTGGTTCACCGAAACATTCAGCGGCCTGGGCGATATGGCGCGCGATGTGTTCGGCAGTGTCGGTGATTGGTTCGCTGACACCTTCGGCGGCATGATGGACATGGCCGGAAAGTTCTTCGACGGCATCGACTTCTCGCTGCTGGGCATGGCTCGTCTGGTCGCTCGCACGCTCGACGCGATGCTGGGCCACTGGCGCGGCACCTACAACGTGATGATCGCGCTGTTCACCGGCTTGCCAAAGGCGTTGTCCACGATCTTCGTCAACGCATTCAACGGCGCAACAGCCATTGTCGAAGGCTTCATCAACAAGACCATTCAGGGCGTTAATCGCGTTCTCTCGTTCGCGAACAGCCTTGGTGCTGCTTTCGGCCAGCTTGAGAATGTATCGCTTGGCAGACTTGCTGGTGGTGGTGCTGTTGCTCTGGGCGGACAAATGGGCAGCGCCTATGCATCTGCATTCACTAAGCCGATTGAAACCGGCCTGAACAAGCTGGTCACTCGCGCCGACAAGATCGCGAAAGACCGTAAGGCAAAGGCCAAGGCCGAAGAGAAGGCAGAGGAAAAGGCAAACGCCAAAACGCCTCCTGCTCAGAAGCCTGCTGGTGACGGCAAGAAGGACGACAAAAAGAAGAAGGCTGCTGACGATGCCGCAAAGGCCGAGAAGAAGTATGCCGATGCAGTCACCGACTTAAACAACCGTATCAAGGATTTGACGCTAACTCAGGAGCAAAAGGCTCTTGCTGATGAGTTGGAACGTGCTGGCCTTGGTCGTGACATTAAACAAGTCAATGCAAAAGCTGATGCAATCAGGAATCTGTTCAAAACCCTGCGCGATGGTGAGCAGCTAAAAAAGGTCGATGATATAATCAAGGACTTTAATGATAAAGTCCGCGAACTCACTTACTCGCAAGAGCAGCTTGCATTGGTTGAGGCCCGTCGTCGTGCTGGCTTGAATGTTGACCTCACATATTCTGATGCTCTGACCAAGAAGCTAGATGCTGAAACCGCTGCTTGGTATCGCAAGGCAAAGGCCAAGGAGGCCGCGCAAGCCGTCAAGGAAATTGAACGCGACCAGACCCAGCGCAAGGAAGACATTGAGGTCGATAACAGGGCGCGCACCAATTCCGACAAGGCAGAAGACGAACGCCGCGTTCTGCAAATCCAGCGCGAACGTGATGCCAATATCGAGCGCATCCGACTGCTTGAAGGCGTCACAGAGGCCAAGCGCGCAGAGCTGATCCTCAACGAGCAGAATCTAGCCAAGCAGCTAGAACAGGGCGTTGCAATGGATCGTCAGGCACAGGCAGCTTCTTCGCTGGCTAACTTTTTGACTGCAATGTGGGACGGCCCGAAGCAGGCGTTCAAGACATTCATCAGCGGCGTTCTGCGTGGACTGCTGGAAGCAATCGCAAAGGCCGTCATTCTCGGTGAGAAGCTGGGTGGCAAAGGCGGAATTGGCGGATTGTTGACCAGCGTTATTTCTGGTGCGCTAGGCGGCTCCAGTGGCGTTGCTGGCGCTCGCGCATCGGGTGGTTCAGTCGCTGCTGGCAAAACATATCTGGTCGGCGAGCGTGGACCTGAACTGATGAAGTTCGGCGCTGCCGGAACCATCATCAACAACAAGACTGCTCGCAGGGCCATCGGTGCCGGTGGCGGTTCCAGCATTTCAATCGGTGACACGCACATCGTCATTCAGGGCGGCGCAGGGGCTGACACACAGTCTCAGATTGCCGCGCAGATGGCTGCCTACAAGCGCAGCTTAATGGCTGACATCGACGCACGACTAGCAAAAAAGAGGTAA
- a CDS encoding phage tail tube protein, producing the protein MATVKQILNKNVRAYIGKTAAASATADFEKVVNENELSMAWSSDTQEIDTKEGGKITTEGTESYEFSFTVNHAFTDASTPLLQRAKNKAWPYQVRNGDKLLYSGQFIINSVEAGAAATSVFEVSYTLKNAGPVTEYDLETGEAITETVTP; encoded by the coding sequence ATGGCTACTGTAAAGCAAATCCTAAACAAGAACGTTCGTGCCTACATCGGCAAGACGGCGGCAGCTTCTGCAACCGCAGACTTTGAAAAGGTCGTGAACGAAAACGAACTAAGCATGGCTTGGTCGTCCGACACTCAGGAAATCGACACCAAAGAAGGTGGCAAGATCACCACGGAAGGCACTGAAAGCTACGAGTTCAGCTTCACCGTCAATCACGCTTTCACTGATGCTTCTACACCACTGTTGCAGAGGGCAAAGAATAAGGCTTGGCCTTATCAGGTCCGCAACGGTGATAAGCTGCTCTATTCGGGTCAGTTCATCATCAACAGCGTTGAAGCAGGCGCTGCGGCAACGAGCGTGTTTGAAGTGTCCTACACTCTCAAGAACGCCGGTCCTGTGACCGAGTATGACCTTGAGACTGGTGAAGCGATCACTGAAACCGTCACCCCGTAA